One window of Felis catus isolate Fca126 chromosome D4, F.catus_Fca126_mat1.0, whole genome shotgun sequence genomic DNA carries:
- the LOC101100006 gene encoding olfactory receptor 13C4: MDRINKTFVKEFILLGLSGYPKLEIIFFSLILVMYLVILIGNGVLIIASIFDSRLHTPMYFFLGNLSFLDICYTSSSVPSTLVSLISKKRNISFSGCAVQMFFGFAMGSTECFLLGMMAFDRYVAICNPLRYPIIMSKVVYVLMASVSWLSGGINSIVQTSLAMQLPFCGNNIINHFLCEILAVLKLACADITLNYVTLAVSNMAFLVLPLIVIFFSYMFILYTILRMNSATGRRKAFSTCSAHLTVVIIFYGTIFFMYAKPKSQDHLRNDNLQATEGLISMFYGVVTPMLNPIIYSLRNKDVKAAVKYLLNWKTVNQ, encoded by the coding sequence ATGGATAGGATAAACAAGACATTTGTGAAAGAATTCATTCTTCTAGGACTCTCTGGTTACCCAAAActtgagatcatttttttttctctaattctaGTAATGTATCTAGTGATTCTAATTGGCAATGGTGTTTTGATCATAGCAAGCATCTTTGATTCTCGTCttcacacccccatgtacttcttcctgggcAACCTGTCTTTCCTGGATATCTGCTATACATCCTCCTCTGTTCCCTCAACTTTGGTGAgcttaatttcaaagaaaaggaacatttcCTTCTCTGGATGTGCAGTGCAGATGTTCTTTGGGTTTGCAATGGGGTCAACAGAGTGTTTCCTCCTTGGCATGATGGCTTTTGATCGCTATGTAGCCATCTGTAACCCTCTGAGATACCCCATCATCATGAGCAAGGTGGTGTATGTACTGATGGCTTCTGTGTCATGGCTCTCTGGTGGAATCAACTCAATTGTGCAAACATCTCTTGCCATGCAGTTGCCTTTCTGTGGGAATAATATTATCAATCATTTCTTATGTGAGATATTAGCTGTCCTTAAGCTAGCTTGTGCTGATATAACCCTCAATTATGTTACCCTAGCAGTTTCAAATATGGCATTCCTGGTTCTTCCACTGatagtcatttttttctcctatatgtTCATCCTTTACACCATCTTGAGAATGAACTCAGCCACAGGGAGACGCAAAGCCTTTTCCACCTGTTCAGCACATCTGACTGTGGTGATCATATTTTATGGTACCATCTTCTTCATGTATGCCAAACCCAAGTCTCAAGACCACCTTCGGAATGACAATTTGCAAGCTACAGAGGGGCTTATTTCCATGTTTTATGGGGTAGTAACCCCCATGCTAAATCCTATAATCTATAGCTTGAGAAATAAAGATGTAAAAGCTGCtgtgaaatatttgctgaattggaAAACTGTTAACCAATAA
- the LOC111556266 gene encoding olfactory receptor 13C3 yields the protein MDKINQTFTSEFLLLGFSGYPKLEIMYFVLILVMYLVILTGNGVLIIASIFDSRLHTPMYFFLGNLSFLDICYTSSSVPSTLVSLISKKRNIPFSGCAVQMFFGFAMGSTECFLLGMMAFDRYVAICNPLRYPIIMSKVVYVLMASVSWLSGGINSIVQTSLAMQLPFCGNNVINHFTCEILAVLKLACADISLNIITMVISNMAFLVLPLIVIFFSYMFILYTILRMNSATGRRKAFSTCSAHLTVVIIFYGTIFFMYAKPKSQEFPGDDKLQTSDKLISLFYGVVTPMLNPIIYSLRNKDVKIAVKYLLNQKAIQ from the coding sequence ATGGATAAAATTAACCAGACATTTACAtcagaatttcttcttctgggattctcCGGTTACCCAAAACTGGAGATCATGTACTTTGTTCTAATTCTAGTAATGTATCTAGTGATTCTAACTGGCAACGGTGTTCTGATCATAGCAAGCATCTTTGATTCTCGTCttcacacccccatgtacttcttcctgggcAACCTGTCTTTCCTGGATATCTGCTATACATCCTCCTCTGTTCCCTCAACTTTGGTGAgcttaatttcaaagaaaaggaacattCCCTTCTCTGGATGTGCAGTGCAGATGTTCTTTGGGTTTGCAATGGGGTCAACAGAGTGTTTCCTCCTTGGCATGATGGCTTTTGATCGCTATGTAGCCATCTGTAACCCTCTGAGATACCCCATCATCATGAGCAAGGTGGTGTATGTACTGATGGCTTCTGTGTCATGGCTCTCTGGTGGAATCAACTCAATTGTGCAAACATCTCTTGCCATGCAGTTGCCTTTCTGTGGGAATAATGTTATCAACCATTTCACATGTGAAATATTAGCTGTCCTTAAGCTAGCTTGTGCTGATATATCCCTCAATATTATCACCATGGTGATATCAAATATGGCATTCCTGGTTCTTCCACTGatagtcatttttttctcctatatgtTCATCCTTTACACCATCTTGAGAATGAACTCAGCCACAGGGAGACGCAAAGCCTTTTCCACCTGTTCAGCACATCTGACTGTGGTGATCATATTTTATGGTACCATCTTCTTCATGTATGCCAAGCCCAAGTCTCAAGAGTTTCCTGGGGACGACAAGTTGCAAACTTCAGACAAgctcatttctctgttttatggGGTAGTGACCCCCATGCTAAATCCTATAATCTATAGCTTGAGGAATAAGGATGTAAAAATTGCTGTAAAATATCTGCTAAACCAAAAAGCTATTCAGTAA